One Carcharodon carcharias isolate sCarCar2 chromosome 40 unlocalized genomic scaffold, sCarCar2.pri SUPER_40_unloc_1, whole genome shotgun sequence genomic window, ctctctctctctttcagggaccctgttaaagagggagtctctctctctctctctctttcagggaccctgctaaagagggagtctctctctctctctctgtcagggaccctgttaaagagggagtctctctctctctctgtcagggacactgttaaagagggagtctctctctctctctgtcagtgaccctgttaaagagggagtctctctctctctctctgtcagggaccctgttaaagagggagtctctctctctctctctgtcagggaccctgttaaagagggagtctctctctgtcaggaaccctgttaaagagggagtctctctctctctgtcagggaccctgttaaagagggagtctctctctgtcagggaccctgttaaagagggagtctcactctccctctctgtcagggaccctgttaaagagggagtctctctctgtcatgaaccctgttaaagagggagtctctctctctctgtcagggaccctgttaaagagggagtctctctctctctctctgtcagggaccctgttagaaaagggagtctctctctctctctctgtcagggaccctgttaaagagggagtccctctctgtcaggaaccctgttaaagagggagtctctctctctctgtcagggaccctgttaaagagggagtctctttctgtcagggaccctgttaaagagggagtctcactctccctctctgtcagggaccctgttaaagagggagtctctccttgTCAggaaccctgttaaagagggagtatctctctctctgtcagggaccctgttaaagagggagtctctctctctctctctctctctctctctctctgtcaatgaccctgttaaagagggagtctctccctctctctctctctctttcagggaccctgttaaagagggagtctctctctctctctgtcagagaccctgctaaagagggagtctctctctctctctctgtgtcagggaccctgttaaagagggagtctctctctctctctctctttcagggaccctgttaaagagggagtctctctctctctgtcagagaccctgttaaagagggagtctctctctctctctcaggcccccttttaaagagggagtctctctctctctctctctctgtgtcagggaccctgtcaaagagggagtctctctctctctctctgtcagggaccctgttaaagagggagtctctctctctctctctgtcagggaccctgttaaagagggagtctctctctctctctgtcagggacgctgttaaagagggagtctctctctctctctctgtgtcagggaccctgttaaagagggagtctctctctctctctctgtcagggaccctgttaaagagggagtctctctctctctctctgtcagggaccctgttaaagagggagtctctctctctctctgtcagggacgctgttaaagagggagtctctctctctctctctgtgtcagggaccctgttaaagagggagtctctctctctctctctgtcagggaccctgttaaagagggaatctctctctctctctctctctctgtcagggaccctgttaaagagggagtctctctctctctctgtgtcagggaccctgttaaagagggagtctctctctctctctctctctgtcagagaccctgttaaagagggagtgtctctctctctctctctgtcagggaccctgttaaagagggagtctctctctctctctctctgtcagtgaccctgttaaagagggagtctctctctgtctctgtgtcagggaccctgttaaacagggagtgtctctctctctctctctttcagggaccctgttaaagagggagtctctctctctctgtaagagaccctgttaaagagggagtctctctctctctctctgtcagggacgctgttaaagagggagtctctctctctctctctgtcagggacgctgttaaagagggagtctctctctctgtgtcagggaccctgttaaagagggagtctctctctctctctctctttcagggacccttttaaagagggagtctctctctctctgtcatagaccgtgttaaagagggagtctctctctctctctctttcagggaccctgttaaagagggagtctctctctctctctctctttcagggaccctgctaaagagggagtctctctctctctctctctctctgtcagggaccctgttaaagagggagtctctctctctctctgtcagtgaccctgttaaagagggagtctctctctctctctctctgtcagggaccctgttaaagagggagtctctctctctgtcagggaccctgttaaagagggagtctctctctctctgtcagagaccctgttaaagagggagtctctctctctctctcagggacccttttaaagagggagtctctctctctctctctctgtgtcagggaccctgtcaaagagggagtctctctctctctctttcagggaccctgttaaagagagagtctctctctctctctctgtcagggaccctgttaaagagggagtctctctctctctctctgtcagggaccctgttaaagagggagtctctctctccctctgtcagggacgctgttaaagagggagtctctctctctctctctctgtgtcagggaccctgttaaagagggagtctctctctctctctctgtcagggaccctgttaaagagggaatctctctctctctctctctctgtcagggaccctgttaaagagggagtctctctctctctctgtgtcagggaccctgttaaagagggagtctctctctctctctctgtcagagaccctgttaaagagggagtgtctctctctctctctctgtcagggaccctgttaaagagggagtctctctctctctctctgtcagtgaccctgttaaagagggagtctctctctgtctctgtgtcagggaccctgttaaagagggagtctctctctctctctctgtgtcagggaccctgttaaagagggagtctctctctctctctctgtcagggaccctgttaaagagggaatctctctctctctctctctctgtcagggaccctgttaaagagggagtctctctctctctctctgtcagtgaccctgttaaagagggagtctctctctgtctctgtgtcagggaccctgttaaagagggagtctctctctctctctctgtgtcagggaccctgttaaagagggagtctctctctctctctctgtcagggaccctgttaaagagggaatctctctctctctctctctctgtcagggaccctgttaaagagggagtctctctctctctctgtgtcagggaccctgttaaagagggagtctctctctctctctctctgtcagagaccctgttaaagagggagtgtctctctctctctctctgtcagggaccctgttaaagagggagtctctctctctctctctctctctcagtgaccctgttaaagagggagtctctctctgtctctgtgtcagggaccctgttaaagagggagtctctctctctctctttcagggaccctgttaaagagggagtctctctctctctctgtcagggaccctgttaaagagggagtctctctctctctctctgtcagggacgctgttaaagagggagtctctctctctgtgtcagggaccctgttaaagagggagtctctctctctctctctctttcagggaccctgttaaagagggagtctctctctctctgtcatagaccgtgttaaagagggagtctctctctctctgtcagggaccctgttaaagagggagtctctctctctctctctttcagggaccctgttaaagagggagtctctctctctctctctctttcagggaccctgctaaagagggagtctctctctctctctctgtcagggaccctgttaaagagggagtctctctctctctctgtcagggacactgttaaagagggagtctctctctctctctgtcagtgaccctgttaaagagggagtctctctctctctctctgtcagggaccctgttaaagagggagtctctctctctctctctgtcagggaccctgttaaagagggagtctctctctgtcaggaaccctgttaaagagggagtctctctctctctgtcagggaccctgttaaagagggagtctctctctgtcagggaccctgttaaagagggagtctcactctccctctctgtcagggaccctgttaaagagggagtctctctctgtcatgaaccctgttaaagagggagtctctctctctctgtcagggaccctgttaaagagggagtctctctctctctctctgtcagggaccctgttagaaaagggagtctctctctctctctctgtcagggaccctgttaaagagggagtccctctctgtcaggaaccctgttaaagagggagtctctctctctctgtcagggaccctgttaaagagggagtctctttctgtcagggaccctgttaaagagggagtctcactctccctctctgtcagggaccctgttaaagagggagtctctccttgTCAggaaccctgttaaagagggagtatctctctctctgtcagggaccctgttaaagagggagtctctctctctctctctctctctctctctctctgtcaatgaccctgttaaagagggagtctctccctctctctctctctctttcagggaccctgttaaagagggagtctctctctctctctgtcagagaccctgctaaagagggagtctctctctctctctctgtgtcagggaccctgttaaagagggagtctctctctctctctctctttcagggaccctgttaaagagggagtctctctctctctgtcagagaccctgttaaagagggagtctctctctctctctcaggcccccttttaaagagggagtctctctctctctctctctctgtgtcagggaccctgtcaaagagggagtctctctctctctctctgtcagggaccctgttaaagagggagtctctctctctctctctgtcagggaccctgttaaagagggagtctctctctctctctgtcagggacgctgttaaagagggagtctctctctctctctctgtgtcagggaccctgttaaagagggagtctctctctctctctctgtcagggaccctgttaaagagggagtctctctctctctctctgtcagggaccctgttaaagagggagtctctctctctctctgtcagggacgctgttaaagagggagtctctctctctctctctgtgtcagggaccctgttaaagagggagtctctctctctctctctgtcagggaccctgttaaagagggaatctctctctctctctctctctctgtcagggaccctgttaaagagggagtctctctctctctctgtgtcagggaccctgttaaagagggagtctctctctctctctctctctgtcagagaccctgttaaagagggagtgtctctctctctctctctgtcagggaccctgttaaagagggagtctctctctctctctctctgtcagtgaccctgttaaagagggagtctctctctgtctctgtgtcagggaccctgttaaacagggagtgtctctctctctctctctttcagggaccctgttaaagagggagtctctctctctctgtaagagaccctgttaaagagggagtctctctctctctctctgtcagggacgctgttaaagagggagtctctctctctctctctgtcagggacgctgttaaagagggagtctctctctctgtgtcagggaccctgttaaagagggagtctctctctctctctctctttcagggacccttttaaagagggagtctctctctctctgtcatagaccgtgttaaagagggagtctctctctctctctctttcagggaccctgttaaagagggagtctctctctctctctctctttcagggaccctgctaaagagggagtctctctctctctctctctctgtcagggaccctgttaaagagggagtctctctctctctctgtcagggaccctgttaaagacggagtctctctctgtcagggaccctgttaaagagggagtctctctctgtcagggaccctgttaaagaggaagtctctctctctctctgtcagggaccctgttaaagagggagtctctctctctctctgtcagggaccctgttaaagagggagtctctctctctctctctgtcagggacccctgttaaagagggagtctctctctctctctctctgtcagggacgctgttaaagagggagtctctctctctgtgtcagggaccctgttaaagagggagtctctctctctctctctctttcagggaccctgttaaagagggagtctctctctctctgtcatagaccgtgttaaagagggagtctctctctctctctctttcagggaccctgttaaagagggagtctctctctctctctctttcagggaccctgctaaagagggagtctctctctctctctctctctgtcagggaccctgttaaagagggagtctctctctctctccgtcagggaccctgttaaagagggagtctctctctgtcagggaccctgttaaagagggagtctctctctgtcagggaccctgttaaagagggagtctctctctctctctgtcagggaccctgttaaagagggagtctctctctgtcagggaccctgttaaagagggagtctctctctctctctgtcagggaccctgttaaagagggagtctctctctctctctctgtcagggaccctgttaaagagggagtctctctctctctctctgtcagggatgctgttaaagagggagtctctctctctccgtgtcagggaccctgttaaagagggagtctctcttgatctctgtcagggaccctgttaaaaagggagtctctctctctctgtcagggaccctgttaaagagggagtctctctctctctctctgtgtcagggaccctgttaaagagggagtctctctctctctctctctttcagggaccctgttaaagagggagtctctctctctctctctctgtcagggaccctgttaaagagggattctttctctctgtcagggaccctgttaaagagggattctttctctctgtcagggaccctgttaaagagggattctttctctctgtcagggaccctgttaaagagggatctTTCGCCCCATTTACTGTTCCTCAccatgtgttctctctctctctctctcccctctttctctctctctctctctccctccctccctccgctccAGTGGAGTGCGGCAAACCGCTGGTGAGCCTCGAACCCCTGCAGCGCATCATCGGGGGCCGCATGGTGGTGCACGGCGCCTCCCCCTGGACCGTGCTGATGAAGAGCGAAGAGGGGGACATCATCGACGGGGTGCTGATCGACCACCGCTGGGTGCTCACCAGCGCCCGGGCCCTACAGCACCACCACCCGCTGGAGGCGGACGTCCTGGCCAAGGTCAAGGTCTACGTCGGGGTGGAGGATTCCCGGGAGGTGGAcctgcagcaccagcaccaggtGGCTGGGGTCTACTACAACAACACCCGGACCCACGAGGTGGTCCGCTACCACGACGACCTGGCCCTGGTCAAGCTGGCCGGCAACGTCACCTTCTCCAACCGCGTCATGCCCCTCTGCCTGCCCTCCCGGCCCCTGGCCCAAGCGGGCAAGGTGGGTCAGGTGGCCGGCTGGGGGGTCGGACTGGACCTGGCCCCCGTCCCCCACCTGCTCTACGTCACCCTGGAGGTGGCCGACAGCCAGGAGTGCCGGTCCGAGCTGACCGCCCGGTACCCGGGGCACTTTCTGGCCGACGACCCCGACCAGTTCTGCACCCAGCGCTCGCCGCTGATGGAGAACGTCTGCCGGGGGGACCGCGGCGCCGCCTTCGCGGTCGAAGAGCACGGCACCCACTACGCCGCCGGCGTGCTGGCCTACGACGAGGCCTGCCGGGGCTACAGCTACGCCGTCTACACCGAAGTCTTCGGCTACCTGGACTGGATCAAGGAGATCATGGAGCATCACTGAGCCGAGCTGACACGCCGCGGGGtcgggtcaggggtcaggggtcgTCGGAGGGCTGGGGTCAAGGGGGTCGGTGCCCggatccccccccaccaccccccctccccacacagcaAACCCTTGACAACCATCTCCGAATACCCAGAGACTCCTTCCTACCGGTTCTGGGTTCCCTGAGACTCCTtagcccctcccccctccccctccccctccccctccccctcccccacccaccgccaccaccaacacactgGGAGactccgcccctccctcccctcccccatcaccaacacgcTGGGAGactccgcccccccctcccctcccccatcaccaacacgcTGGGAGactccgcccctccctcccctcccccatcaccaacacgcTGGGAGactccgcccctccctcccctcccccatcaccaacacgcTGGGAGgctccgcccccccctcccctcccccatcaccaacacgcTGGGAGactccgcccctccctcccctcccccatcaccaacacgcTGGGAGactccgccccccccctcccctcccccatcaccaacacactgggagactccgccccccccctccccctcccccatcaccaacacactgGGAGActccgccccccctcccctcccccacccaccaccaacaacacacTGGGagactcctccccctcccccctcccctcccctcaaactgggggactcctccccctcctcactccccctcccctcccctcaaattGGGggactcctccccctcccctcccctcaaactgggggactcctcctcctcccctcccctcaaactgggggactcctcctcctcccctcccctcaaactgggggactcctccccctcccctcccctcaaactTGGggactcctccccctcccccctcccctcaaactGGGGGACTCcttccactcccccctcccctcccctcaaactgGGGAActcctcattcccccctcccccctcccctcaaactGGGGGacttctcactcccccctcccctcaaactTTGGggactcctccccctcccccctcccctcaaactGGGGACttctcaccccccccctcccctcaaactgtaggactcctcccccctcccctcaaactgtggggactcctcactaccccctccctcccctccctcttccccccctccgtcaaactgtgtatgtgtgtgggggggcgggggtggtggtggtggggtggggggaaactccccacccattctctcccaccccctcacgtCGGTCAAttgggagttggggtgggtgggggtgaggcggCATTAGTTGTGGCGCCCCCTATTGTGCGCCCTTGCCTTTGTGGGAGGGGCGGAgaagtgttggggggtgggggtgggggtggaggcggGGGCTGGGACTAaggtccccctcccccccccgcccgtgTGTCCAACATCTCACCGAGTCTCGAGGAACCATcgccacccaccgcccccccccaaacccccggaATTTCAACAACGTGGGGTCTCGGGCTGGTCTCAGGGCAGAGGTCGTTCCAACTCTTTGTCCTCTGCAATTGTGCTACCTTGTCAATGTGAACTCCATGATCCCACGTAATTGATCAATAAAAGTTATTTCTTAAAATCTTtcggcctctttctctctctctctccttccctcgatATATAGACGCTCTGTTCTCAGATGGTCCCACACCACCTCCCTGCTCTACACTTGATGGCAAGCTCCGCATACCCAGAGACTCCTCGCACTGGTTCCTGAAGCCGTGGGACTCCTCAACACCACCCCTAtccttccaccacccccacccaccaccaccaccactctccctctACCCCAATTCTCAGCGCCCACCCACCTGGGCGTTGTCCATTCTCAAACCAGCCCCCGATCGGCGGACACCGGTCTCTGAATACCCAGAGACTCCTtgcaccaacccccaccaccaccccccccaccacaaccaccaccaaacCAACCGAGGCTGCCAGCGCTGTTGGGTCCCTCAATTTATGCCAACCTCCGAATACCCAGAGACTCCTTTGCACCCAACATTCAAATCCGGGTCACTGGGGCACATTTGACATGTCCGGGGTCGTTTTGAGGAGGTCCCTGGAGATTTCCAGTTGTCGTCCGGAGGGACAGTCTCCTGCCATGATTGAGTtctgagtgggggggtgggggggtgggtgggagatggGTAGGGGGGAGTTGCGTCAGGACTCTGGGCTCAGGTGGGTGAGGGACATGCCACAAGCAGCAGAGTCCGTTTTAACAACTATTGACCCGACGCAGGGCAATTATCTTGTGACGTGACATCCATTCACGgtatgtgggtatcgctggctgggcccagcatttactgcccgtccctaattgtcccccttgaaaaggtgggggtgagctgccttcttgagccgtcCCCGTGTAGTGtcagtacacccacggcgctgttagggtgggagttccaggattttgtccccctgtggtgtaggtacacccacggcgctattagggagggagttccaggattttgtcctgtgtggtgtaggta contains:
- the LOC121275012 gene encoding haptoglobin-like produces the protein MGTVSVQVILLCLLVAPSFQDHEVHCGVPGNITHGHYEYLSHHDDDTYLSVIKYTCDAPIYHLQDPEEAVYICTEHSKWSNAKLKHRLPKCQKVHCPPPTDVAHGHYEYITTHGTTSYLSAIKYTCDANYHERDFSDEGVYICTIDGKWRNTDLEYELPTCEPVECGKPLVSLEPLQRIIGGRMVVHGASPWTVLMKSEEGDIIDGVLIDHRWVLTSARALQHHHPLEADVLAKVKVYVGVEDSREVDLQHQHQVAGVYYNNTRTHEVVRYHDDLALVKLAGNVTFSNRVMPLCLPSRPLAQAGKVGQVAGWGVGLDLAPVPHLLYVTLEVADSQECRSELTARYPGHFLADDPDQFCTQRSPLMENVCRGDRGAAFAVEEHGTHYAAGVLAYDEACRGYSYAVYTEVFGYLDWIKEIMEHH